From the Helianthus annuus cultivar XRQ/B chromosome 17, HanXRQr2.0-SUNRISE, whole genome shotgun sequence genome, the window AAACATCAGAAATAAGTCTCCAGAAACTGGATCTTCATCTCCATAGAGCATCCTAAGACGGTTATTGCGTCCGCAAGTTGTTTTAACTGTTTCTCATCCCGCTTGCCAAGATCAACCATAAACATCATAGCCACCTCTTTGACACTTGAATCTGACATACCAGACAACAAATTCAAAATCTCTTCTCTCCTTTTCATGTTCTCTCTAACCCTATAAATGTTAGTTTCCAACAAGTCTTTACAAGACTTGTCTTCGGCTATttgatcctcgatcctcttttttAGATAAGCACGCATACCAGATGACGAAGAAGAACCACGCGATGAATTACAAGAATCTGCCATATTTTAAGATAAAAATTGAACGGATAAAAATTGAACGGTTTTCCAACGATATATAAAAGGGAATTGCAAAGCAAGAGGACAAGCTAAAATTATTGACCATGacagctgtttttttttttttttgtagttttcTTGGTCCATTACAAGTACATATGTTATGTAACAAAAAATCACGCATGATACAAATTAGATTCCTTTTATATAAAATCACGCATGATTTATATAAAATCACGCATGATACAAAGTAGATTCCTTTTATATAAAATCACGCATGAAGTAAGAAAATCACGCATGCCCAAGTTTATCCCGCATGAAGTAAAAAAATAACGCATGAATTAAATAATTAGGCAACATTATCAGGATACAACTTGATATATAAAATACTTATTACTCCAAATAATGAAACCTACAACTAGATAGACTAGACTGTTAAGTCGATATGACTTGTAATCatgtaaaatattaaattttaCTTACCAAAATATCTCTCAACTACCAAATTAATTAACCATCTATACACATATATGATTCACTCACCCCCCATTAGACATATGCTCAAAAAAGATATATATCAACTCTCTTCAAACACAACAATGTCGACAGATCCCGCAAACGAAGCAATCAAGGAGCTCTTGAATACCCGCAGGTTAACGGAACTTGCTTCTAATGTTAACTCTTGTAACAGTATTCTGGATGTGCAGGGAAGGCTCttagaacaacaaaaaaaaaccaGGAAGTGTGGGGAATGCTGCTGGAAGAACCAAAGTCTTTGTTGAGGGAGAAAGGAATACAACTGATGAAGGATCAAGCATCTGCAGATAACTTGGTATACTCATATCTGAAAGATGCAGTGGAGACCGTTGAAGAGAAGATGGAGACGTCTGAGAAGGAGGTTGGGAAGATAATGTCACCGAAGTAGGTGGTATGGCTGATTAATACACTATTTTGTTGATTTTTGGGATGACCTAATGTGTTGGTGGTATTTTGAACAATGGTAGTTTTATGTGTATTGAACTCATATGTGGGTATATTTTGGTAAATCATCCATCCATAGCTAGTTATGATGATGAGAATCAGTGTTTGGTCACTTGATGTCTCAGACTTTTTTGAATGTTGCTTTAGCAATATTGATATGAAAAAAGTGCATGTTAATTATTATCACGTATGAGCTTTTTTTTTAATTACGCTAGTTATGATGATGAGAATCAGTGTTTGGTCACTTGATGTCTCCATTTCAAATAGTCCTGTGAATAGTTATGATTAATCACAAAAAAGGGGTAAAAAAGAATCAATTGAGATATTTAATCACGCATATCATGTAAAAAAAAGATGTGAATGTCATAGATTACATAAAGTTCTGtcttaacaaaatcattaaatatGGAATGTTTATGTTGTTCAAAAATTACTCGTCTTCGCATTCAAAATCACTATCTTCTGCTTCGTCAGACTCCTCATACTCCTCTTCGTCACCAGTTTCAACCTCCTCGTCCTCTTCATCAACTAAATTAGGATCCTTCTCTAACTGAATTGCTCTTCTTTTCCTCCCCTCCTTATTGGCATCCTTATCAGCAGCAGTAGCTTCACCCTTTAACACCTTGCAGGTTCGAATGTcatgacctttgatattgcaaaaACTGCATGTCCGACCTCTCTTGCCTTTTAGACTAATAATTTTCTCTTTTTTTGATTTAATACGCTTATGTGAACCGCGTCCTTTGTTTCTAATACCGGTTGGCACACGGACTGTAGGTGGAGCGTCAGTGTTTGGTTTCTTGTAACCAATTAACCTTGAATATCTATCAAACTTAGGGTCgatgggcttggttatgcgaagTTCATCAACCATTTCTTTCATCTCTCTCATCCGATCCCTGACTATAAGTAGATGATCGAAATCTTTGATCAGGTTACCAATAAGATACTCTCCAGTCTGCATAATCTCATACGCAACCTCTTTGGCCTTTTTATGCACATCATCATCGTCAAcagtaatatcaaatgtattattAAGATCATTCGGTACCACATCTTTAGTCCATCTTCTCATAACATACTTGTTGGGAATTTCCTTCACTTTGAACATCTTGAACACGAAATATATATGTTTGCACAACAATCCATATTGTTCAAATCTGCGACAAGTGCATGATGCAATTACATCCTCCCCCTTCTTGAAACATACCTAAacaaaaaaaagaataaaaataaaataaaaaggacACATGGTTTGGCAATAAACGCATATTAGCTGGTGTAGATATTATTACCTCTAATAAACCGTCGCCGTGAGCTTTCCAATCCTTCATACTTATCTTCAAAAAAGGTTCCTCAATTTTAGTCTCCATAGGAAGGCACTCGGACAGTGTTCCTTGTAACTCTGCCTGTTGATCAGCAAAAATTGACCTGGTGTAAATTTTCATAGCATCATCCTCTAGAGTAGATTCAGAAAAGTTATCTGGGATTGTATTTCTAGATATATGGTCATTCTTCCGATGGTTGAATCTTTGAATGTCCATTGCACCATCAAAATGGTTAAAGAACTCAACAAGGGTAAGTTGAGAATTCGCCACTTGACAGAAAAAATGGTTTTCGCTCTCTGATCTAGAAGTGGTCCGCATAAGCCCAGACATAGGCTCATGACGATAGAACGCTGGGATCCACGAAGATCTCATGccaaacatatcatcaatccacTTATTCTCAGTTAGACCGAAATCAATCATTATCAGCTTCCAGTCTCTCTCAAACGTTTCTGGCGTAATCGAATCTGTCCATACAATGTCACACATACGTCTCTTAAAGTCTTCGTTATTGCACAGCTGATGTCCGACCTATTAAAACAAAGAATTGGAACTTATTGAACAAGGGTAATGAAAAAAATGATTAATGAACATAATAACGCATGATGAATTTTTTTTAGTCTGGGCAAATAAAGATATGAAACCAATACAACTATTACGCCAGTTCTAAAAATAATCACGCAGATTCTATTTGAACCTAACCTTATCAGCAAGTTtcttcattatgtgccacatacaTAATCTGTGCCTACTCTTATCGAACACTGCTTCGATAGCTTGTTTCATCGCGGGATCCTGATCAGTGACAACCACATTCGGCTGCTTACCAAATGAGTTGAAAAATGACTGTAAAAGCCACTTGTATGATTCAATGCTTTCGGATGCTAACAACCCGGCTCCAAGCGTCACATTCCGACAGTGATTATCAATACCAGTAAAAGGTACAAAAACCATTTTATACCTTCAAAATGTGGATtcaaaaatgaataaaaaaacaagatgattataaaaaaaataacaggAATAACATTGAAGTGATGACTAACTTGTTGGTTTTAAATGTAGCATCAAACGATATGACATCTCCAAACTCAGCATAGTTACGTTTGCACAACCCATCGGCCCAAAACAGGCCAGTTAATCGTTTGTTTTCATCGACCGAATGAAAGAATGAATAATCAACCATAAACTGCTTTTTATCGGTCAACCTATTGATaaccatatctgcatcatactggCTGATATAGCTATGTATCCTAGCTCTAAAATTCTTGCAATCGTCTTTAGTTGCGCCTACATTTTCAAACCCTCCGTATCTTTTTCTCATTATATTAAAGGCTTTCACTGGCCCAAGATTCAATGTACCAAGCTCCCATATCATCTCTTCTTGTGTCTCAGACAGATGTCTATAAGCTGGTAATAAATGCATATCTTTGGGGCACATGAATGAATGATTATGCGACTGAACAAACTTATCAACCTTAAACAACACCCCATCCGTCGAACAAAGCTTAATTTGAGCTTTACAGCCGGTTCGAATAGTCGGTCTGTTCCTACGTTTATATGGCTTAGACAACTTCGAATAAGGATCGTCAAATACCTGTGGTTTAT encodes:
- the LOC110925036 gene encoding protein FAR1-RELATED SEQUENCE 5-like encodes the protein MEFSSIEQAYVFYQTYAKKAGFSARKGGEHHVGGIIKSKYFVCSKEGHKPQVFDDPYSKLSKPYKRRNRPTIRTGCKAQIKLCSTDGVLFKVDKFVQSHNHSFMCPKDMHLLPAYRHLSETQEEMIWELGTLNLGPVKAFNIMRKRYGGFENVGATKDDCKNFRARIHSYISQYDADMVINRLTDKKQFMVDYSFFHSVDENKRLTGLFWADGLCKRNYAEFGDVISFDATFKTNKYKMVFVPFTGIDNHCRNVTLGAGLLASESIESYKWLLQSFFNSFGKQPNVVVTDQDPAMKQAIEAVFDKSRHRLCMWHIMKKLADKVGHQLCNNEDFKRRMCDIVWTDSITPETFERDWKLIMIDFGLTENKWIDDMFGMRSSWIPAFYRHEPMSGLMRTTSRSESENHFFCQVANSQLTLVEFFNHFDGAMDIQRFNHRKNDHISRNTIPDNFSESTLEDDAMKIYTRSIFADQQAELQGTLSECLPMETKIEEPFLKISMKDWKAHGDGLLEVCFKKGEDVIASCTCRRFEQYGLLCKHIYFVFKMFKVKEIPNKYVMRRWTKDVVPNDLNNTFDITVDDDDVHKKAKEVAYEIMQTGEYLIGNLIKDFDHLLIVRDRMREMKEMVDELRITKPIDPKFDRYSRLIGYKKPNTDAPPTVRVPTGIRNKGRGSHKRIKSKKEKIISLKGKRGRTCSFCNIKGHDIRTCKVLKGEATAADKDANKEGRKRRAIQLEKDPNLVDEEDEEVETGDEEEYEESDEAEDSDFECEDE